Proteins co-encoded in one Phycodurus eques isolate BA_2022a chromosome 21, UOR_Pequ_1.1, whole genome shotgun sequence genomic window:
- the scrib gene encoding protein scribble homolog isoform X18: MLKCIPLWRCNRHVESVDKRHCNLQAVPDEVFRYSRSLEELLLDANQLKELPKPFFRLLNLRKLGLSDNEIQRLPPEVANFMQLVELDISRNDIPEIPESIKFCRSLEIADFSGNPLSRLPDGFTQLRALAHLALNEVSLQTLPGDIGNLANLVTLELRENLLKCLPTSLSFLVKLEQLDLGSNELEVLPDTLGALPNLRELWLDRNQLSSLPSELGNLRRLVCLDVSENRLEELPSELDGLLALTDLLLTQNLLEVVPDSIGCLKQLSILKVDQNRLTHLTDSIGECENLTELVLTENLLQTLPRSLGKLKKLTNLNVDRNRLGAVPKELGGCASLNVLSLRDNRLGKLPAELADATELHVLDVAGNRLQNLPFALTNLNLKAMWLAENQSQPMLKFQTEDDERTGEKVLTCYLLPQQPSPSLENLLQNSVDDSWTDSNLNRVSVIQFQEETKTEDEDDEAAAERRGLQRRATPHPSELKVMKKGIEDRRNEAFAPRPEREDQPSDAQEKRLSDLSNQSHDSQVSDSTLSAISHEERREVALPSQREDLVDGHSRHEEEDLDEMEVEYIEPTVHFAEEPIIRGGDEDDGEEDGERSDEEDDMAPFPAEKQRLIRKDTPHYKKHFKITKLPQPETVAALLQGFNPDGLGSPARAAEDERDGHEEDEEDEGVGTPRLRLRVEASELEDSRYHVNSSQVKGVSFDQVNNLLIEPARIEEEEHTLTILRQTGGLGISIAGGKGSTPYKGDDEGIFISRVSEEGPAARAGVKVGDKLLEVNGVDLHKAEHHAAVEALRSSGAAVSMTVLRERMVEPENAITTTPLRPEDDYFPRERRSSSGLAFSLEGGHGQGAGLGPLQRLSTCLVRNDRGLGFSIAGGKGSTPYRTGDTGIYISRIAEGGAAHRDGTLRVGDRVISINGVDMTEARHDQAVALLTGTSPTIALLVERDPNAPRSPGLSRQRAHSPPPPEPSDSPDQDEEGLQGNHLGRMEDEYPIEFQRGWCMEVTLVKSGGPLGLSIVGGSDHASHPFGINEPGVFISKVIPHGLACESGLRVGDRILEVNAIDLRHATHQEAVRALLVNKQEIRMLVRRDPSPPGMQEIVIHKQPGEKLGISIRGGAKGHVGNPFDSTDEGIFISKVSSSGAAARDSRLQVGMRILEVNNHSLLGMTHTEAVRVLRAVGDSLVMLVCDGFDPRKVPTAEASPNKEPYASPGIIANPFASGIVRKNSMESISSIDRDLSPEEMDIMQKESEMVRETSQWEKEEMEKMERMRLEREEATRLLEEETENIGSGPLKLDYKTLAALPTTSLQKINRTPSSDYTSTESPIREAPYSPTIQPDMVYGVRNNFHAKQPSPESPSPGGKDSPEQRSFRDRQKYFEIDVKQQTPDKPKPRVSLVGEDDLKKMREEEERKFEQRAREYLLDEEEEDDEEDLAKHVAQMKVTGKVLLDGVEYDVEPVSVPSQPCATPPGYCGSSGPSSVDGKGDTPRNSLDDSFRLEQRPNSMTGLIPVYAGDSAAPIRTAKAERRHQERLRMQSPELAVAPDKDLSPAEKRALEAEKRAMWRAARMKSLEQDALKAQMVIAKSRDGKKRGTLDQLAESPSPAPTPSPTPMEELISPRGLTSPGRLSLSSKSLLTRWTTCSSPTTARSIRVAPPARRPRTPCPLPRPSRRWRCTATSASCDKGAAVWRPPCPRNISHKHDTRRRVHFKETRKALLHIQPCLQSPSRPRFLPPG; encoded by the exons ATTGCCGGATGGTTTCACTCAGCTGCGAGCGCTGGCTCACTTGGCGCTCAACGAGGTGTCGTTGCAGACTCTGCCCGGCGACATCGGAAA TCTGGCCAACCTGGTGACGCTGGAGCTGAGGGAGAACCTGCTCAAGTGTCTGCCCAC GTCGCTGTCCTTCCTGGTGAAACTGGAACAGCTGGACCTGGGCAGCAACGAACTGGAAGTGTTG CCGGACACACTCGGCGCACTGCCCAACCTGAGGGAGCTTTGGCTGGACCGCAACCAGTTGTCCTCCTTACCATCG GAGCTGGGGAACCTCCGGAGACTGGTGTGTCTGGACGTGTCGGAGAATCGCCTGGAGGAGCTTCCCTCCGAGCTGGACGGCCTCCTGGCCCTCACCGACCTGCTGCTCACACAGAACCTGCTGGAGGTGGTTCCGGACAGCATAG GTTGTCTGAAGCAACTGTCCATCCTCAAGGTGGACCAAAACAGACTTACTCACCTGACGGACTCCATTGGAGAGTGTGAAAACCTGACGGAGCTCGTCCTGACCGAGAACCTCCTCCAG ACGCTTCCTCGCTCGCTGGGCAAGCTGAAGAAGCTGACCAACTTGAATGTGGACCGCAACCGCCTGGGCGCCGTGCCCAAGGAGCTGGGCGGCTGCGCCAGCCTCAACGTGCTCTCGCTGCGCGACAACCGCCTGGGCAAGCTACCCGCTGAGCTCGCCGACGCCACAGAGCTGCACGTGCTGGATGTGGCTGGGAACAG ATTACAAAATCTGCCTTTTGCCTTGACAAACCTCAATTTGAAGGCCATGTGGCTGGCAGAGAACCAGTCGCAGCCCATGCTCAAGTTCCAAACCGAGGATGACGAGCGCACGGGGGAGAAAGTGTTGACCTGCTACCTGCTGCCTCAGCAGCCTTCCCCCAGCCTTG AGAACCTGCTGCAGAACAGCGTGGACGACAGCTGGACGGACAGCAACCTGAACAGAGTCTCGGTCATTCAGTTCCAGGAAGAGACCAAGAccgaggacgaggacgacgaggCTGCCGCCGAGCGCAGG GGCCTTCAGCGTCGAGCCACACCTCATCCCAGCGAGCTAAAGGTGATGAAAAAGGGGATCGAGGACAGGCGGAACGAAGCGTTCGCGCCCAGGCCCGAAAGAGAAGATCAGCCCTCCGATGCGCAG gagaaacggctcagcgACCTCTCGAACCAGAGCCACGACTCGCAGGTGTCCGACAGCACGCTGTCAGCCATCTCCCACGAGGAGCGGCGAGAGGTCGCCTTGCCCTCCCAGAGAGAGGACCTTGTGGACGGGCACTCCCGCCACGAGGAGGAGGACCTGGATGAGATGGAGGTGGAGTACATTGAG CCCACCGTACACTTTGCCGAGGAGCCCATCATCCGCGGCGGGGACGAGGACGACGGCGAGGAAGACGGCGAGCGGAGCGACGAGGAAGATGACATGGCCCCCTTCCCCGCCGAGAAGCAGCGTCTCATCCGGAAGGACACGCCGCACTACAAGAAGCACTTCAAGATCACCAAGTTGCCCCAACCCGAGACGGTGGCGGCCCTCCTGCAGGGCTTCAACCCCGACGGGCTCGGCTCGCCCGCGCGGGCCGCCGAGGACGAGCGGGACGGGCacgaggaggacgaggaagacGAGGGCGTCGGTACCCCTCGACTACGTCTCAGGGTGGAGGCGTCGGAGCTGGAAGACAGCCGATACCACGTCAACTCCAGTCAAGTCAAG GGGGTGTCATTTGATCAAGTCAATAATCTGCTGATTGAACCTGCTCGAATTGAGGAGGAAGAG CACACCTTAACCATCCTGCGCCAAACGGGCGGCCTCGGCATCAGCATTGCCGGCGGGAAAGGGTCCACGCCGTACAAGGGGGACGACGAG GGTATCTTCATCTCCAGAGTTTCTGAGGAAGGACCTGCAGCCAGAGCAGGAGTGAAAGTAGGAGACAAGCTGCTGGAG GTGAACGGCGTGGACCTCCACAAGGCTGAGCACCACGCGGCCGTGGAGGCCCTGCGCAGTTCCGGGGCCGCCGTCTCCATGACGGTGCTGCGCGAGCGCATGGTGGAGCCGGAAAACGCCATCACCACCACGCCGCTCAGGCCCGAGGACGACTACTTCCCACGGGAGAGGCGCAGCAGCAGCGGGCTGGCCTTCAGCTTGGAGGGCGGTCACGGCCAGGGTGCCGGGTTAGGACCCCTGCAGCGCCTCTCCACCTGCTTGGTGCGCAACGACAGGGGGCTGGGCTTCAGCATCGCCGGAGGAAAGGGATCCACGCCGTACCGCACTGGGGACACG gGGATCTACATCTCTCGGATTGCAGAGGGGGGAGCAGCCCACCGAGACGGCACGCTACGCGTAGGCGACCGGGTCATCTCT ATCAATGGTGTAGACATGACAGAGGCCAGACATGACCAGGCAGTAGCGCTCCTTACCGGCACCTCGCCCACTATCGCCCTACTGGTTGAGCGAGACCCCAACGCCCCGCGCTCCCCGGGCCTCTCCCGGCAGCGGGCCCACTCCCCGCCGCCACCGGAGCCCTCGGACTCTCCGGACCAGGACGAAGAGGGCCTGCAGGGGAACCACCTGGGCCGAATGGAGGATGAATACCCCATTGAG TTCCAGAGAGGATGGTGCATG GAAGTGACGCTGGTCAAGTCAGGCGGTCCCCTCGGCCTGAGCATCGTGGGGGGCAGCGACCACGCCAGCCACCCCTTCGGCATCAACGAACCCGGGGTGTTCATCTCAAAG GTGATCCCTCACGGTTTGGCGTGTGAAAGCGGCTTGCGTGTGGGTGACCGGATCCTGGAGGTGAACGCCATCGACCTGCGCCACGCTACGCACCAGGAGGCCGTGCGGGCGCTGTTGGTCAACAAACAGGAGATCCGGATGCTGGTGCGCAGAGATCCCTCGCCGCCCGGGATGCAG GAAATTGTGATCCACAAGCAGCCAGGGGAGAAACTGGGAATCAGTATACGTGGAGGAGCTAAAGGCCACGTAGGAAATCCTTTTGACTCGACTGATGAGGGCATCTTCATATCCAAG GTGAGCTCAAGTGGCGCGGCCGCCCGGGACAGCCGGTTGCAGGTGGGCATGCGCATCCTGGAGGTGAACAACCACAGCTTGCTTGGCATGACGCACACAGAGGCCGTGCGAGTGTTGCGGGCCGTGGGCGACTCCCTGGTCATGCTGGTGTGCGACGGCTTCGACCCGCGCAAAGTGCCCACTGCGGAGGCGAGTCCCAACAAGGAGCCTTAT GCGTCTCCTGGCATCATCGCCAACCCTTTTGCATCAGGCATCGTTCGTAAAAACAGTATGGAGAGTATCTCTTCTATAGATAGAGACCTGAGCCCAGAAGAGATGGACATCATGCAAAAG GAGTCTGAGATGGTGAGGGAGACGTCCCAGTGGGAGAAGGAAGAGATGGAGAAAATG GAGCGTATGCGCTTGGAACGAGAGGAGGCAACTCGCCTGCTAGAAGAGGAGACCGAG AACATCGGCAGTGGACCTTTAAAGCTGGACTACAAAACCTTGGCAGCGTTGCCCACCACCAGCCTGCAGAAGATCAATAGG ACCCCATCATCTGATTACACCAGCACCGAGAGTCCAATCAGAGAAGCCCCCTACTCTCCGACAATCCAGCCG GACATGGTGTATGGTGTGAGGAACAATTTCCATGCCAAGCAGCCTTCTCCAGAG AGTCCGTCGCCCGGTGGCAAGGACAGCCCGGAGCAGCGCTCCTTCCGGGATCGGCAGAAATACTTTGAGATCGACGTGAAGCAGCAGACGCCCGACAAGCCCAAGCCTCGCGTCTCGCTGGTCGGCGAGGACGACCTCAAGAAGATGAGGGAGGAGGAAG AGCGTAAATTTGAGCAGAGAGCGCGGGAGTACCTGCtggacgaagaggaggaggatgacgagGAGGACCTGGCCAAGCACGTGGCGCAGATGAAGGTGACTGGCAAGGTGCTGCTGGACGGAGTGGAGTACGACGTGGAGCCCGTGTCCGTGCCGTCGCAGCCGTGCGCCACGCCGCCCGGCTACTGCGGGAGTTCAGG GCCCTCGTCAGTGGACGGTAAAGGAGACACACCGAGGAATTCGTTGGACGACAGCTTCAGACTGGAGCAGCGGCCCAACTCCATGACTGG tTTGATCCCCGTGTACGCCGGTGACTCCGCGGCTCCCATTCGCACGGCCAAAGCCGAGCGGCGACACCAGGAGAGGCTCCGCATGCAGAGTCCGGAGCTGGCCGTGGCCCCGGACAAGGACCTCTCCCCCGCCGAGAAGCGAGCCCTGGAGGCCGAGAAGAGAGCCATGTGGAGAGCGGCACG GATGAAGTCTCTGGAACAGGACGCGCTCAAAGCCCAGATGGTCATCGCCAAGTCTCGGGACGGGAAAAAGCGCGGCACCCTGGACCAGCTGGCGGAGTCGCCCTCGCCCGCGCCCACACCCTCGCCCACCCCGATGGAAG AGCTCATCAGTCCTCGAGGACTAACCTCCCCGGGCAGACTG TCCCTGTCATCAAAGAG TCTCCTGACGCGGTGGACGACGTGCAGTTCACCGACGACGGCTCGCAGCATCCGG gTCGCGCCACCGGCCCGGAGGCCGAGGACCCCGTGCCCGCTACCTCGGCCCTCGAGGAGATGGCGCTGTACAGCAACAAGCGCAAGCTGCGACAAGGGCGCCGCAGTTTGGAGACCGCCGTGCCCACGTAACATCTCACATAAACACGACACAAGAAGAAGAGTCCATTTTAAAGAGACCAGGAAAGCGCTCCTTCATATCCAGCCTTGCCTTCAGTCGCCATCGAGACCGCGCTTCCTCCCGCCCGGCTAA
- the scrib gene encoding protein scribble homolog isoform X7, whose amino-acid sequence MLKCIPLWRCNRHVESVDKRHCNLQAVPDEVFRYSRSLEELLLDANQLKELPKPFFRLLNLRKLGLSDNEIQRLPPEVANFMQLVELDISRNDIPEIPESIKFCRSLEIADFSGNPLSRLPDGFTQLRALAHLALNEVSLQTLPGDIGNLANLVTLELRENLLKCLPTSLSFLVKLEQLDLGSNELEVLPDTLGALPNLRELWLDRNQLSSLPSELGNLRRLVCLDVSENRLEELPSELDGLLALTDLLLTQNLLEVVPDSIGCLKQLSILKVDQNRLTHLTDSIGECENLTELVLTENLLQTLPRSLGKLKKLTNLNVDRNRLGAVPKELGGCASLNVLSLRDNRLGKLPAELADATELHVLDVAGNRLQNLPFALTNLNLKAMWLAENQSQPMLKFQTEDDERTGEKVLTCYLLPQQPSPSLENLLQNSVDDSWTDSNLNRVSVIQFQEETKTEDEDDEAAAERRGLQRRATPHPSELKVMKKGIEDRRNEAFAPRPEREDQPSDAQEKRLSDLSNQSHDSQVSDSTLSAISHEERREVALPSQREDLVDGHSRHEEEDLDEMEVEYIEPTVHFAEEPIIRGGDEDDGEEDGERSDEEDDMAPFPAEKQRLIRKDTPHYKKHFKITKLPQPETVAALLQGFNPDGLGSPARAAEDERDGHEEDEEDEGVGTPRLRLRVEASELEDSRYHVNSSQVKGVSFDQVNNLLIEPARIEEEEHTLTILRQTGGLGISIAGGKGSTPYKGDDEGIFISRVSEEGPAARAGVKVGDKLLEVNGVDLHKAEHHAAVEALRSSGAAVSMTVLRERMVEPENAITTTPLRPEDDYFPRERRSSSGLAFSLEGGHGQGAGLGPLQRLSTCLVRNDRGLGFSIAGGKGSTPYRTGDTGIYISRIAEGGAAHRDGTLRVGDRVISINGVDMTEARHDQAVALLTGTSPTIALLVERDPNAPRSPGLSRQRAHSPPPPEPSDSPDQDEEGLQGNHLGRMEDEYPIEFQRGWCMEVTLVKSGGPLGLSIVGGSDHASHPFGINEPGVFISKVIPHGLACESGLRVGDRILEVNAIDLRHATHQEAVRALLVNKQEIRMLVRRDPSPPGMQEIVIHKQPGEKLGISIRGGAKGHVGNPFDSTDEGIFISKVSSSGAAARDSRLQVGMRILEVNNHSLLGMTHTEAVRVLRAVGDSLVMLVCDGFDPRKVPTAEASPNKEPYASPGIIANPFASGIVRKNSMESISSIDRDLSPEEMDIMQKESEMVRETSQWEKEEMEKMERMRLEREEATRLLEEETENIGSGPLKLDYKTLAALPTTSLQKINRTPSSDYTSTESPIREAPYSPTIQPPSHQSSDSSLCSGRETRFASIHFTSTPNTRDHTSSSTRPGAILPVGRMRPSTSPAAPDGLSPSPFQHGPSPFNSQTSDMVYGVRNNFHAKQPSPEPELNNEVFDDGADGQEGAGGAAAVKVAARSALSPDRLEYMNLAAVPRLSRPSLDTQSPSPGGKDSPEQRSFRDRQKYFEIDVKQQTPDKPKPRVSLVGEDDLKKMREEEERKFEQRAREYLLDEEEEDDEEDLAKHVAQMKVTGKVLLDGVEYDVEPVSVPSQPCATPPGYCGSSGPSSVDGKGDTPRNSLDDSFRLEQRPNSMTGLIPVYAGDSAAPIRTAKAERRHQERLRMQSPELAVAPDKDLSPAEKRALEAEKRAMWRAARMKSLEQDALKAQMVIAKSRDGKKRGTLDQLAESPSPAPTPSPTPMEELISPRGLTSPGRLSLSSKRFDYRQFAAIPSSKPVYDIQSPDAVDDVQFTDDGSQHPGRATGPEAEDPVPATSALEEMALYSNKRKLRQGRRSLETAVPT is encoded by the exons ATTGCCGGATGGTTTCACTCAGCTGCGAGCGCTGGCTCACTTGGCGCTCAACGAGGTGTCGTTGCAGACTCTGCCCGGCGACATCGGAAA TCTGGCCAACCTGGTGACGCTGGAGCTGAGGGAGAACCTGCTCAAGTGTCTGCCCAC GTCGCTGTCCTTCCTGGTGAAACTGGAACAGCTGGACCTGGGCAGCAACGAACTGGAAGTGTTG CCGGACACACTCGGCGCACTGCCCAACCTGAGGGAGCTTTGGCTGGACCGCAACCAGTTGTCCTCCTTACCATCG GAGCTGGGGAACCTCCGGAGACTGGTGTGTCTGGACGTGTCGGAGAATCGCCTGGAGGAGCTTCCCTCCGAGCTGGACGGCCTCCTGGCCCTCACCGACCTGCTGCTCACACAGAACCTGCTGGAGGTGGTTCCGGACAGCATAG GTTGTCTGAAGCAACTGTCCATCCTCAAGGTGGACCAAAACAGACTTACTCACCTGACGGACTCCATTGGAGAGTGTGAAAACCTGACGGAGCTCGTCCTGACCGAGAACCTCCTCCAG ACGCTTCCTCGCTCGCTGGGCAAGCTGAAGAAGCTGACCAACTTGAATGTGGACCGCAACCGCCTGGGCGCCGTGCCCAAGGAGCTGGGCGGCTGCGCCAGCCTCAACGTGCTCTCGCTGCGCGACAACCGCCTGGGCAAGCTACCCGCTGAGCTCGCCGACGCCACAGAGCTGCACGTGCTGGATGTGGCTGGGAACAG ATTACAAAATCTGCCTTTTGCCTTGACAAACCTCAATTTGAAGGCCATGTGGCTGGCAGAGAACCAGTCGCAGCCCATGCTCAAGTTCCAAACCGAGGATGACGAGCGCACGGGGGAGAAAGTGTTGACCTGCTACCTGCTGCCTCAGCAGCCTTCCCCCAGCCTTG AGAACCTGCTGCAGAACAGCGTGGACGACAGCTGGACGGACAGCAACCTGAACAGAGTCTCGGTCATTCAGTTCCAGGAAGAGACCAAGAccgaggacgaggacgacgaggCTGCCGCCGAGCGCAGG GGCCTTCAGCGTCGAGCCACACCTCATCCCAGCGAGCTAAAGGTGATGAAAAAGGGGATCGAGGACAGGCGGAACGAAGCGTTCGCGCCCAGGCCCGAAAGAGAAGATCAGCCCTCCGATGCGCAG gagaaacggctcagcgACCTCTCGAACCAGAGCCACGACTCGCAGGTGTCCGACAGCACGCTGTCAGCCATCTCCCACGAGGAGCGGCGAGAGGTCGCCTTGCCCTCCCAGAGAGAGGACCTTGTGGACGGGCACTCCCGCCACGAGGAGGAGGACCTGGATGAGATGGAGGTGGAGTACATTGAG CCCACCGTACACTTTGCCGAGGAGCCCATCATCCGCGGCGGGGACGAGGACGACGGCGAGGAAGACGGCGAGCGGAGCGACGAGGAAGATGACATGGCCCCCTTCCCCGCCGAGAAGCAGCGTCTCATCCGGAAGGACACGCCGCACTACAAGAAGCACTTCAAGATCACCAAGTTGCCCCAACCCGAGACGGTGGCGGCCCTCCTGCAGGGCTTCAACCCCGACGGGCTCGGCTCGCCCGCGCGGGCCGCCGAGGACGAGCGGGACGGGCacgaggaggacgaggaagacGAGGGCGTCGGTACCCCTCGACTACGTCTCAGGGTGGAGGCGTCGGAGCTGGAAGACAGCCGATACCACGTCAACTCCAGTCAAGTCAAG GGGGTGTCATTTGATCAAGTCAATAATCTGCTGATTGAACCTGCTCGAATTGAGGAGGAAGAG CACACCTTAACCATCCTGCGCCAAACGGGCGGCCTCGGCATCAGCATTGCCGGCGGGAAAGGGTCCACGCCGTACAAGGGGGACGACGAG GGTATCTTCATCTCCAGAGTTTCTGAGGAAGGACCTGCAGCCAGAGCAGGAGTGAAAGTAGGAGACAAGCTGCTGGAG GTGAACGGCGTGGACCTCCACAAGGCTGAGCACCACGCGGCCGTGGAGGCCCTGCGCAGTTCCGGGGCCGCCGTCTCCATGACGGTGCTGCGCGAGCGCATGGTGGAGCCGGAAAACGCCATCACCACCACGCCGCTCAGGCCCGAGGACGACTACTTCCCACGGGAGAGGCGCAGCAGCAGCGGGCTGGCCTTCAGCTTGGAGGGCGGTCACGGCCAGGGTGCCGGGTTAGGACCCCTGCAGCGCCTCTCCACCTGCTTGGTGCGCAACGACAGGGGGCTGGGCTTCAGCATCGCCGGAGGAAAGGGATCCACGCCGTACCGCACTGGGGACACG gGGATCTACATCTCTCGGATTGCAGAGGGGGGAGCAGCCCACCGAGACGGCACGCTACGCGTAGGCGACCGGGTCATCTCT ATCAATGGTGTAGACATGACAGAGGCCAGACATGACCAGGCAGTAGCGCTCCTTACCGGCACCTCGCCCACTATCGCCCTACTGGTTGAGCGAGACCCCAACGCCCCGCGCTCCCCGGGCCTCTCCCGGCAGCGGGCCCACTCCCCGCCGCCACCGGAGCCCTCGGACTCTCCGGACCAGGACGAAGAGGGCCTGCAGGGGAACCACCTGGGCCGAATGGAGGATGAATACCCCATTGAG TTCCAGAGAGGATGGTGCATG GAAGTGACGCTGGTCAAGTCAGGCGGTCCCCTCGGCCTGAGCATCGTGGGGGGCAGCGACCACGCCAGCCACCCCTTCGGCATCAACGAACCCGGGGTGTTCATCTCAAAG GTGATCCCTCACGGTTTGGCGTGTGAAAGCGGCTTGCGTGTGGGTGACCGGATCCTGGAGGTGAACGCCATCGACCTGCGCCACGCTACGCACCAGGAGGCCGTGCGGGCGCTGTTGGTCAACAAACAGGAGATCCGGATGCTGGTGCGCAGAGATCCCTCGCCGCCCGGGATGCAG GAAATTGTGATCCACAAGCAGCCAGGGGAGAAACTGGGAATCAGTATACGTGGAGGAGCTAAAGGCCACGTAGGAAATCCTTTTGACTCGACTGATGAGGGCATCTTCATATCCAAG GTGAGCTCAAGTGGCGCGGCCGCCCGGGACAGCCGGTTGCAGGTGGGCATGCGCATCCTGGAGGTGAACAACCACAGCTTGCTTGGCATGACGCACACAGAGGCCGTGCGAGTGTTGCGGGCCGTGGGCGACTCCCTGGTCATGCTGGTGTGCGACGGCTTCGACCCGCGCAAAGTGCCCACTGCGGAGGCGAGTCCCAACAAGGAGCCTTAT GCGTCTCCTGGCATCATCGCCAACCCTTTTGCATCAGGCATCGTTCGTAAAAACAGTATGGAGAGTATCTCTTCTATAGATAGAGACCTGAGCCCAGAAGAGATGGACATCATGCAAAAG GAGTCTGAGATGGTGAGGGAGACGTCCCAGTGGGAGAAGGAAGAGATGGAGAAAATG GAGCGTATGCGCTTGGAACGAGAGGAGGCAACTCGCCTGCTAGAAGAGGAGACCGAG AACATCGGCAGTGGACCTTTAAAGCTGGACTACAAAACCTTGGCAGCGTTGCCCACCACCAGCCTGCAGAAGATCAATAGG ACCCCATCATCTGATTACACCAGCACCGAGAGTCCAATCAGAGAAGCCCCCTACTCTCCGACAATCCAGCCG CCCAGCCACCAGTCTTCCGATAGCTCCCTGTGTTCCGGCAGGGAGACCCGCTTC GCAAGCATTCATTTCACCTCCACCCCCAACACCAGGGACCACACTTCATCCTCT ACCCGACCGGGCGCCATCCTCCCCGTCGGGCGCATGCGACCGAGCACCTCCCCGGCCGCTCCGGACGGCCTCAGCCCTAGCCCCTTCCAGCATGGCCCCTCTCCCTTCAACTCTCAGACCTCT GACATGGTGTATGGTGTGAGGAACAATTTCCATGCCAAGCAGCCTTCTCCAGAG CCCGAGTTGAACAACGAGGTGTTTGACGACGGCGCGGACGGTCAGGAGGGGGCCGGCGGAGCTGCGGCCGTCAAGGTCGCGGCCCGCTCCGCCCTCTCGCCTGACCGTTTGGAGTACATGAATCTGGCGGCCGTGCCTCGTCTCTCCAGGCCGTCCCTGGACACGCAG AGTCCGTCGCCCGGTGGCAAGGACAGCCCGGAGCAGCGCTCCTTCCGGGATCGGCAGAAATACTTTGAGATCGACGTGAAGCAGCAGACGCCCGACAAGCCCAAGCCTCGCGTCTCGCTGGTCGGCGAGGACGACCTCAAGAAGATGAGGGAGGAGGAAG AGCGTAAATTTGAGCAGAGAGCGCGGGAGTACCTGCtggacgaagaggaggaggatgacgagGAGGACCTGGCCAAGCACGTGGCGCAGATGAAGGTGACTGGCAAGGTGCTGCTGGACGGAGTGGAGTACGACGTGGAGCCCGTGTCCGTGCCGTCGCAGCCGTGCGCCACGCCGCCCGGCTACTGCGGGAGTTCAGG GCCCTCGTCAGTGGACGGTAAAGGAGACACACCGAGGAATTCGTTGGACGACAGCTTCAGACTGGAGCAGCGGCCCAACTCCATGACTGG tTTGATCCCCGTGTACGCCGGTGACTCCGCGGCTCCCATTCGCACGGCCAAAGCCGAGCGGCGACACCAGGAGAGGCTCCGCATGCAGAGTCCGGAGCTGGCCGTGGCCCCGGACAAGGACCTCTCCCCCGCCGAGAAGCGAGCCCTGGAGGCCGAGAAGAGAGCCATGTGGAGAGCGGCACG GATGAAGTCTCTGGAACAGGACGCGCTCAAAGCCCAGATGGTCATCGCCAAGTCTCGGGACGGGAAAAAGCGCGGCACCCTGGACCAGCTGGCGGAGTCGCCCTCGCCCGCGCCCACACCCTCGCCCACCCCGATGGAAG AGCTCATCAGTCCTCGAGGACTAACCTCCCCGGGCAGACTG TCCCTGTCATCAAAGAGGTTTGACTACCGCCAGTTTGCCGCCATTCCCTCTTCCAAACCGGTATACGACATCCAG TCTCCTGACGCGGTGGACGACGTGCAGTTCACCGACGACGGCTCGCAGCATCCGG gTCGCGCCACCGGCCCGGAGGCCGAGGACCCCGTGCCCGCTACCTCGGCCCTCGAGGAGATGGCGCTGTACAGCAACAAGCGCAAGCTGCGACAAGGGCGCCGCAGTTTGGAGACCGCCGTGCCCACGTAA